The Pyrococcus horikoshii OT3 genome includes a window with the following:
- the tuf gene encoding translation elongation factor EF-1 subunit alpha, with protein sequence MPKEKPHVNIVFIGHVDHGKSTTIGRLLYDTGNIPETIIKKFEEMGEKGKSFKFAWVMDRLKEERERGITIDVAHTKFETPHRYITIIDAPGHRDFVKNMITGASQADAAVLVVAATDGVMPQTKEHAFLARTLGIKHIIVTINKMDMVNYDQKVFEKVKAQVEKLLKTLGYKDFPVIPTSAWNGDNVVKKSDKMPWYNGPTLIEALDQIPEPEKPIDKPLRIPIQDVYSIKGVGTVPVGRVETGKLKVGDVVIFEPASTIFHKPIQGEVKSIEMHHEPLQEALPGDNIGFNVRGVSKNDIKRGDVAGHTDKPPTVVRTKDTFKAQIIVLNHPTAITVGYSPVLHAHTAQIPVRFEQILAKVDPRTGNIVEENPQFIKTGDSAIVVLRPMKPVVLEPVKEIPQLGRFAIRDMGMTIAAGMVISIQKGE encoded by the coding sequence ATGCCAAAGGAGAAGCCCCACGTTAACATCGTGTTTATCGGGCACGTAGACCACGGAAAGAGCACGACAATCGGAAGGCTCCTTTATGATACTGGGAACATTCCAGAGACAATCATCAAGAAGTTCGAGGAGATGGGCGAAAAGGGTAAGTCCTTCAAGTTCGCTTGGGTCATGGATAGGCTTAAGGAAGAGAGAGAAAGAGGTATTACGATCGATGTTGCTCACACCAAGTTTGAAACTCCACACAGGTACATTACCATCATCGATGCTCCTGGTCACAGGGACTTCGTTAAGAACATGATCACCGGTGCTTCACAGGCAGATGCTGCAGTTCTAGTCGTTGCAGCTACTGATGGGGTCATGCCACAGACTAAGGAGCATGCCTTCCTTGCAAGAACGCTCGGTATCAAGCACATAATTGTTACAATAAACAAGATGGATATGGTTAACTATGACCAGAAGGTCTTCGAGAAAGTAAAAGCTCAGGTTGAGAAGCTTCTCAAGACCCTTGGTTACAAGGACTTCCCAGTTATTCCAACGAGTGCTTGGAACGGTGACAACGTCGTCAAGAAGAGCGACAAGATGCCTTGGTACAATGGTCCAACTCTAATTGAAGCTCTTGACCAGATTCCGGAACCCGAGAAGCCCATCGACAAGCCGCTCAGAATACCCATCCAGGATGTGTACTCAATTAAGGGTGTCGGTACCGTCCCAGTTGGAAGAGTTGAGACTGGTAAGCTCAAGGTTGGAGACGTTGTAATCTTTGAGCCAGCATCAACGATCTTCCACAAGCCAATACAGGGTGAAGTTAAGAGCATTGAGATGCACCACGAGCCCCTCCAGGAGGCTCTTCCTGGCGACAACATAGGATTCAACGTTAGAGGTGTAAGCAAGAACGATATCAAGAGAGGTGACGTTGCTGGACACACCGACAAGCCACCAACAGTAGTCAGAACCAAGGATACATTCAAGGCCCAGATCATAGTCCTTAACCACCCAACCGCAATTACAGTTGGTTACAGCCCAGTCTTGCACGCACACACCGCTCAGATTCCAGTTAGATTCGAGCAGATCTTAGCCAAGGTCGACCCAAGAACTGGTAACATCGTCGAGGAGAACCCGCAGTTCATTAAGACCGGTGATTCAGCTATCGTTGTCCTCAGACCAATGAAGCCAGTAGTCCTTGAGCCCGTCAAGGAGATTCCACAGCTCGGTAGATTTGCCATTAGAGATATGGGTATGACAATAGCTGCTGGTATGGTAATATCTATTCAGAAGGGTGAGTGA